The nucleotide sequence ACATCAAAGTTGTCATCCGTTTTtcaggggtgggtgtgtgtgcagtgtgtgttgacTATGTTAACACTAAGTGATTATGATCACAGTTACATATTCAACATTGCACCAGTGATAAAGGAAAATATACCTAAATTGTGTGTAATGGTGGTGCCAACATccggatgtgtgttggtgttgggGGAGGTTTCCTGTCGATGGAGACTTGGTACTGACTTGGGATAGTCTTCCTCTCTTGTGCTGGAAAGTTTCAAAATGAGGGTGAATGTAATTATTTTTGTAAGCCTTTGTCACTCTGTAAAGGTTTACTGAAGCACAAAATAACTTAGTATTATGTTTTTTAGACAAAATATTATTTATAACACAACGGAAAAAGAATCTCTTCATGGATTTTCCATTTCAGTGTGGTATTGATCTGAAATAAGCAGGGAACTTGATGCAGTGACACAAAGATCTACATGGTATAGGACAGACATTCAGGTTTATTTGGGTAGAGCAAATTCGGTAATACAAACTTTCATGAAAAAAGGTACTACATGAACATTTGTCTTATCAATATCTTAGTtcatatatttatatgtatgtACATTTTCCCTTGTATAGACATGCTACAAGAGTTTGACATTGGAGTAaagaacataaaaaaataaagggaGTGGTCTACAAGTACAGAGAAAGATTAGTACAAGGAAATCACTCTCCTTCAATACTAAGCTAAGTAAACGGCATATCACAGTCATGAATCAAGATAGGAACTGCAAATCCTGGCACATCTCTATTTAAACTATAAAAACGTATGACATGGAAGATGAAATGACTGGTTCAGTCTGGCTCTGTTCTGGACGATGACATCTCACGCTCATCATGCTTCCCACACAGGCAGGCATGACCACTGACATTGAGAACATTTAATATTCTTCCTAGTCCCTTAACTGATATTACATTGCATCTGTCAACGCAGACCACACCAATCTCAGTACTATCACGGGTAGCTGGCATTAAATACAGTGTACTAATCTTTTCTATGTGTATGGAAAAAAATGAAACACCAAGGGTATTTAAAATGGTTGTGACCCAAAATGATAAGTGCTGTGTCACTGGTTCATTGTCCATATTCACTCGCCATACGTTGTTATAATCAACCACAAGACCTCAACTGTCCCTTTTGATAATATATTGGTTGGCTTTTCTTTTTGACACGCAGAAGCAGATCAGTCTGAAATCTGTGTTTCCATTGACAACTGATCAGCAGTAACAGTTGCACCAAACTGGACACTGATGCATGTTAGAGCTCTACAGACACTGAACACcactacaaacaaaacaaatagatAGTGCACACTCAACTTGAAATAAAGGTGAGAACAATAAAAAACAGTAAACTAAGATGTTGTGGAGTAGAACAATGGAAACCCCCAAGAGCTAGGGAGATTTCCTAGATTCCCCATTCCAAAGGCGTGTCCATGTGGAGAGAGAATTGTGTTGAGGCAAAGAGTCTGACTATATTTCACTCTCAAAAAAACCCAAACAAGTCCAAGTTTTGTACACTTTCACCCCAGTCCACTGTGGTTGGGTTTACACACGCAAAATCTCTAGGCAGTTGTTGTAGCAGATGGCAATCCAGTCAGGCTGGGTAGAAGCCCACTGGACGTTGTTGATTTCCCCCTCAGCAGTATAGGCCAGGATGGGATCCTCGATGGCCCTGGGCATCTGCTGGATGTCCCAGATCAGTGCCTGGTGGTCATCCGCTAAAACAGGAAAAAACAGGAGCCATTAGGGCATTCAACTGAAGGTTAGAAGAGAGGCACTTTAGGATCCGGAGTTGATTTTTTTTATGCAGCAGTGTTGGTGTAACAGGGGGGAGGTCAGGAGTCAGTCCTTCCAATCTTTCCCCTCACTGGTCCTCGATCCCTGGACCTCTGACTCGCAAGTGCGACTCCTTACCAGCTATGCTGAAGAGAAGCTAGCTATTCGCTGGCGATGGTGGCCTGTAAACATACCCGAGGAGAGGGTTTACCAGCCACATGGGCTACACCTGTGCAGCCTTACCTGCAGTGCAGATGTGGCAGGAGGAGTGAGGGGCCCAGGCGATGCCGTTGACGCACGCCCGGTGGTTATTGAGACGGGCTACAGGTGTGCACGGAACGCGTACGTCCAGGATAACCacctgacagacacagaggcagaaaaaaaacaaaaaacattatcACACGGGAAAAGACAACgataatataaaaaaaactgaatACTATACTGGGAAAATCACACAATACCAGAGGTGACAAGAAAAGCAATAGTGCTTAACATGCAGACCTCCATGCCATCCATCGCCATGGTAGCCAGGTAGTTGGGGTCCTGTTTATTCCAGCACAGACGTAGCagtgggtggtgttgggggtcTTCATAGATGATGGTGCTGTGTTCCAGATGACGAAGATCAAACATGCGCACAGAGCCATCAGCACCCACTGACGCAAACATGTCCCTCCCACCGCCGGCACGACTAAAAGCAATATCATACACCTGCAGATAGAGAGGAACCTCATCAGCACAACGTTTaatagatatttacatttagtcatttagcagacgctcttatccagagcgacttacagtaagtacagggacattccccctgaggcaagtagggtgaagtgccttgcccaaggacacaacgtcatttttgcacggccgggaatcgaactggcaaccttcagattactagcccgattccctaaccgctcagccacctgactccctaataggACTACAAATACAAAAAGCTACAGCTACACAGATGTCCACAACCATGCAATTCCTTCAGTGAGAGGCATTGGAAATCTTTTTTCCAATGACAAATTTAACagcacacaaaacaggaacttTGTTTCTTCACACAAAGACCCCACACACCTCTTTGTCGTGAGCGATGAGCTGGGTTTTAACGTGACCAGACACCAGGTTGACACGACCTAACACCTGGCCAGTCTCCAAGCCCCAGATAGTGCAAGTTGTGTCAATACTTGAGGTGCCTGtgaaataaacacacaacacaaaacttGTTTGTGTGGCCAGCCAGGTATTGGGTACCGTCCAAACATGTACAAGTCGACCCAAAGGTCGTAAAATCAAACATTGTTTCAAACTGGACCAAACGCTGCAGACGCTTACCGAGTAGATTCGGATCCACTTCGTTCCAGTCAAAAGAGGTGAGTGGGGCGCAGAAATCTGAGTTTTTATTGTTGTTCAGCAAGCATTCCAGGCGTGTCTCTGTGTCACTAACCTAAGAAGAAAGATCAAACAAGCTTGCAATGATAATTTATTGAACCACCTTGTGATGATTTTGCTTTAAAACTTTACTCTGATTATGTGATCTTGTCTGGATCCAAGACTAACCCTCCAGATACGCAGGTAGTCGCCACTGGTGGCAAGCAGGTCTGGGTATACACCTTTGGTGTCGGGAATCCACATAATCTTGGTGGTTGGGTAGGGGTGGTCAAAAGTATTTCTGCAGATGAACTCTGAACTCTCCTCTTCCAGGCCCACTAGCTGCACCTGAGGAAGGCAAAACGGCTAAATTTGAGACAGTAAAATAATTGATCGTGCTCTAATTTAACTGACCACGTAGGGATTCTGGATAGTTCTTCAGAGGTGCCGTCTTGATGGATCTTGCATGAGCTACTTGCTTTGCTCACCTTGTTGTTATATTCTTCAACGAAACTTCCAAGAGCCAGGCGAAATCGTTTGTCCGGTCGGACGCTCCAGTTCATTGCGTAAACCGTCCATGGCGCCTCGTATTTGTAGATCTCTTTTCGCTTGCCGTGGAGCGACATGGCAGCTTGGGTTTTAAATTGCTGAAGTGCCCGGGaataaatatttataaatagtAATTACTGTTATCCGAAAAAGGGCAACACAGTCTCAAGGCCTGCAATCAACGTACGACAATGCCTAAGACAATGCCACTAATACTTCCTTTCCTAATAGAGATCTGTGCATATCAAACAACAAAAGCTGTAATTGCTAACGAATGCTAGCTACTGTGTTAGTTCTTGTAGTGGTAGCAGCTAGCCTTCTCGCTAGCGTCGCCACTACTTGGTCTGTCAAACAAAGAAACAACGTAGCATGTTAGCTAGCTCCAGTCCAAAACCAATATTTGCCGACCAATACGGGTTAAATTGCTTATACGGATTAAGTTTACGATACAAACTAAATATTTCTTAGGTCCACCCGGCTTGACACTTTTTAACTGATCCCAGCACAAGCTCACGCACTAGTGTCCTATTCTGCAAATTACCTACACGAGCTGTACTGGTACTGGAGCGCTGCAGCTACAGTGTGAAGTACGCAAGCAGTCTCCTCCTCCCGAAGAAAATGTCGGTGGACAGGCAACTCCCCAAATAGTTGCAGAATAATACTGAGAATAACTTTGTTCATTTAATTATTTAAGTGTCACATAACACATTTTACTTACAGCGAGACAGAGATTGCGTTTCGGATATGCAATGATCGCGTAGCTTTGAGCAAGCCAGCTAGTTTAAGCTTGTTGTGTtgtgagggaagggggaggagtgtgCAGGGCAGAAGCTGTCTTTATGAAACCAGGCTAGAAAGTTCAGGAGACTCGGAGCTGGGATGAGAATTAgatgtttattttattatgtCTTTACGGTTTCTATGTTTATTTGAGGTAATGTAGACCGCCGGTGTTCCGGAGAATTCAGTTCCCCTGTTCCCCCTTccttgcgcgtgcgcgaaatcATGAAGACTGATGTGTAGATAGGATGGGGGAGCCTctttcctcaggcctccaggtAAATCTGTTCCCCACATCATgatacatcaccagcatcactgtatcGCGTCCAAAATCATCACACTGTAATACACGGGGGAGACATTTTCCTCAGACCTTCTGGGAAATCGGTTCCCCAcatgtgttctcagtgtaaaagactggtGTATAGATGAAACTTGTTGTACATAATGATCAAagtaacatacatcaccagcatcactgtattgctttaGAAATGGCCAGACTGTATGGCACAGATCCCCCACATGAAGGCAGGACAGACCCTTTgcatgttaggggagggggtacacattatatcaggtgaaaaaatggcctgatataatgtgtatcccctctgtaacttatgtgttcattgacaGACCCCATTTgcatgttaggggagggggtacacattatatcaggtgaaaaaacgacctgatataatgtgtatccaCTCTGTAACTTTAGCTAGAAAAGAGCAGACATCTCCATATTATCTCAGGTTGTTCATTGTGaccaaacgaacacacacatgatggcAGGACAGACCCTTTGCATGTTAGCGTAGggggtacacattatatcaggtgaaaaaacTGATGTAATGTGTATCCCTCTGTAACTCATATGGTAGACAGGTGAACAAAGTGATTAATTAAAAAGCCATATTAaactaaattaaattaaaacagaagagggcagggagggacggGGTAGCAAAGACGGGGCATCCTTGTCAGAGCACACCCGCAGAGTATGGACAGATGGAGGTAGCCTAGATTAAAGGAAAAAATATTGTTCATAAACCTGCATGTGATGTCAAGTCACATAGATAGGCCTATCAGTCGGCCTATGTAGCTAAGGTGCATGGCAATATGGAATTTTGGAAAGCACTGTGGATTAATCCACAATACTAAACAACGCATTAAACAATTCACACGTCGCCTTAATGTAACAGACAAATAAACTTATTCATGTAGATAAATGAGTTCCTTGTTACTATGGAAACCCTGTCCAGTCTTCCACGTCGCTATTTGTTCCATTTAAGAGGTGAATTCGAAGTGCAGCAGTTAACCTCCACTTCTCTTACTGCACGCGCGCTACCGCGGCCAGGGGATACAAATCCTGGTGGGGATAAGTGCCTTGGCACGACACCTGTCCTCACACTTCCAAACAGTAGGTGGCGGTGATGCACCTCTTAACGTTGGTTGCAATCTGCCGTAATaccaaaagaagaagaagactgcTCTGTCGAATACTGTCACCTGGCTAGCTCAGCGtagtagccagctagctagctagttatatTTGGAACCACGGGACAGCGGGTGTGTGCTTCTCAACAGTTAGGCGAACGAAGGACCTGTCAGCGTATCCCCGAATATACTTCCTTCTAGCCATTCTTGCTAGAAAACACTCCAGAGGTATCTCTATCACTAAACTTGCTTGGTAATTTTGTTTGACTAGTTGGAAATGTATGGCAGTTTGGTCGCTGTCACCTATTGCCACATTTTGTTGAGAAAGGGATATGCTAATGTGTTAGCGTAGCAAGCTAACGTTAGTAGTACTAGTAGAGTATGTGACTAGTGTGGGGGGATGGGAGTCAAACTCAAATCTGCAATCTAGCAAGTTACTTCATAATCTTTGCCTCCCAGGATGCTTAACAAATATGacatattattgtttgaattcatCGACCGTAGGTTAACAAGCATTACGGTAGTCATCAAACTATAGCCATAACAGTTTATTACGGTCAAACTGGTTAAATGTTTTGTGAGAGTTGTTGCTAGCTCTGTAATCTCAGCAAGCCGATTGAAGATGGAATAGCATTAGCGTTAGCTACCTAGCTATCTTAGTATATGCCATGCCAGAGATTTGATTTACCCACGTTGCTAAGATGGTTTCTCAGACAGGTCCTAACAAGCTCTATTAACTAGGCCGATGTTGTCTTTATGTGAAAAATTAACGGGGCTAGCAATGGTATTGGCTTTTGTAATTCTTGATCTGAACTTGAGATTCTCAAGGTGACGGATGATCCGGTTCTCTGACAGCAGTGCCTAACTAGACCTTTAAATGATTGACTGATTGTTCTAAAATCAGTTTTATCTGTCATTAAAATCATGTGTACTCTACTCTTGTATTAGTATTGGAAAGTTATTGTGGGCACATTCCAAGTAAGTAATTATACCATAAATGCCCCACTACCTTGAAATCtagcttttgtttgtttactcattgactcatctctctcttcctactaGTAGTAAGCCATGCAGCGTCTGTACCTGCTCCTGCTGCCTgcactgctgttgctgctggtccTGCCTGTCTCCAGGGGGCGCTACAACGACGACTTTGAGGATGGAGAGGACCAGGCAGAATTCGATGACGACTTTGCCGAGTTTGAGGATGCAAATGAGGACGCCACAATTGAGACGGAAACGGCTC is from Osmerus mordax isolate fOsmMor3 chromosome 3, fOsmMor3.pri, whole genome shotgun sequence and encodes:
- the dcaf7 gene encoding DDB1- and CUL4-associated factor 7; the encoded protein is MSLHGKRKEIYKYEAPWTVYAMNWSVRPDKRFRLALGSFVEEYNNKVQLVGLEEESSEFICRNTFDHPYPTTKIMWIPDTKGVYPDLLATSGDYLRIWRVSDTETRLECLLNNNKNSDFCAPLTSFDWNEVDPNLLGTSSIDTTCTIWGLETGQVLGRVNLVSGHVKTQLIAHDKEVYDIAFSRAGGGRDMFASVGADGSVRMFDLRHLEHSTIIYEDPQHHPLLRLCWNKQDPNYLATMAMDGMEVVILDVRVPCTPVARLNNHRACVNGIAWAPHSSCHICTAADDHQALIWDIQQMPRAIEDPILAYTAEGEINNVQWASTQPDWIAICYNNCLEILRV